A stretch of Bombus huntii isolate Logan2020A chromosome 7, iyBomHunt1.1, whole genome shotgun sequence DNA encodes these proteins:
- the LOC126868031 gene encoding N-acetylneuraminate lyase-like isoform X1, which yields MPKVSFNYKGLITPVFTPFNNDSARTLNLSIIPQYADHLAKKKVTGVLVNGTTGEGPSMTTSERKLVAEAWANAVKTTKQHLMIQVGGTSLPDVLELAKHAENVKADSILCLPELYFSPSTSEQLKDYLKLVGSAAPNTPLLYYHIPSLTNVDVHMAQFLESVGEEEIPTFVGIKFTSSSLDEGAQAFHVTNDKFAVFLGNDQLITAACALGMNSFITTGSNMFSEIVLETLAAGLAGNVMKGRETQQRLTNAVMNVSKYGTWVETMKTAMTLLTGINPGPPRAPLKPLSVQTVASMAKDLQNLGFNVKL from the exons ATGCCG AAAGTATCGTTCAACTATAAGGGACTGATCACCCCAGTATTTACACCCTTTAATAACGACAG CGCAAGAACCTTAAACTTGTCGATTATACCGCAATATGCCGACCATTTGGCGAAGAAAAAAGTCACCGGTGTTCTTG TAAATGGAACGACCGGGGAAGGCCCATCCATGACTACGAGCGAAAGAAAATTAGTTGCCGAAGCGTGGGCAAATGCCGTCAAAACAACGAAGCAACATTTGATGATTCAAGTGGGCGGTACATCTCTTCCTGATGTTCTTGAACTT GCAAAACACGCTGAAAACGTTAAAGCAGATTCCATTCTCTGTCTACCGGAGTTATACTTCAGCCCAAGCACTTCTGAGCAATTGAAGGATTATTTGAAGCTAGTCGGTTCGGCAGCTCCAAATACACCGCTTCTATATTATCATATTCCGAGCTTGACTAACGTCGATG TGCATATGGCGCAGTTTCTTGAATCTGTCGGCGAGGAAGAGATACCAACTTTCGTAGGAATAAAATTCACAAGTTCTAGCTTAGACGAAGGTGCTCAAGCTTTTCATGTTACCAACGATAAATTCGCCGTATTCCTTGGAAACGATCAG TTGATAACCGCTGCTTGTGCATTAGGAATGAATTCCTTTATAACAACAGGTTCGAATATGTTCTCCGAAATTGTACTCGAAACTCTTGCAGCCGGTCTTGCAGGAAACGTCATGAAAGGAAGAGAAACGCAACAACGTTTGACAAACGCTGTGATGAATGTATCGAAATAtg GAACCTGGGTAGAAACTATGAAAACAGCAATGACTCTGTTAACGGGCATCAATCCTGGACCTCCACGTGCGCCTCTGAAACCTTTGTCTGTTCAAACTGTAGCATCAATGGCGAaagatttacaaaatttaGGATTTAATGTAAAACTCTAA
- the LOC126868031 gene encoding N-acetylneuraminate lyase-like isoform X2 yields MTTSERKLVAEAWANAVKTTKQHLMIQVGGTSLPDVLELAKHAENVKADSILCLPELYFSPSTSEQLKDYLKLVGSAAPNTPLLYYHIPSLTNVDVHMAQFLESVGEEEIPTFVGIKFTSSSLDEGAQAFHVTNDKFAVFLGNDQLITAACALGMNSFITTGSNMFSEIVLETLAAGLAGNVMKGRETQQRLTNAVMNVSKYGTWVETMKTAMTLLTGINPGPPRAPLKPLSVQTVASMAKDLQNLGFNVKL; encoded by the exons ATGACTACGAGCGAAAGAAAATTAGTTGCCGAAGCGTGGGCAAATGCCGTCAAAACAACGAAGCAACATTTGATGATTCAAGTGGGCGGTACATCTCTTCCTGATGTTCTTGAACTT GCAAAACACGCTGAAAACGTTAAAGCAGATTCCATTCTCTGTCTACCGGAGTTATACTTCAGCCCAAGCACTTCTGAGCAATTGAAGGATTATTTGAAGCTAGTCGGTTCGGCAGCTCCAAATACACCGCTTCTATATTATCATATTCCGAGCTTGACTAACGTCGATG TGCATATGGCGCAGTTTCTTGAATCTGTCGGCGAGGAAGAGATACCAACTTTCGTAGGAATAAAATTCACAAGTTCTAGCTTAGACGAAGGTGCTCAAGCTTTTCATGTTACCAACGATAAATTCGCCGTATTCCTTGGAAACGATCAG TTGATAACCGCTGCTTGTGCATTAGGAATGAATTCCTTTATAACAACAGGTTCGAATATGTTCTCCGAAATTGTACTCGAAACTCTTGCAGCCGGTCTTGCAGGAAACGTCATGAAAGGAAGAGAAACGCAACAACGTTTGACAAACGCTGTGATGAATGTATCGAAATAtg GAACCTGGGTAGAAACTATGAAAACAGCAATGACTCTGTTAACGGGCATCAATCCTGGACCTCCACGTGCGCCTCTGAAACCTTTGTCTGTTCAAACTGTAGCATCAATGGCGAaagatttacaaaatttaGGATTTAATGTAAAACTCTAA
- the LOC126868027 gene encoding NEDD8-activating enzyme E1 catalytic subunit: MSSDHTHRRWSNLRKVLERTGPFCRPDFEPSPETLQFLLDNCKILVIGAGGLGCELLKDLGLMGFRQIHVIDMDTIELSNLNRQFLFRHKDIGSSKAEVAANFVNSRIPGCNVIPHCCKIQDKDEEFYRQFHIVICGLDSIVARRWINGMLLSLLVYENGELDRSTVIPMIDGGTEGFKGNARVILPGLSACVECTLDLYPPQVTYPLCTIANTPRLPEHCIEYVKVIQWPKENPFDCAIDGDDPQHINWIYEKSNERAAQFGIQGLTYRLVQGVVKNIIPAVASTNAVIAATCATEAFKLASSCSASLNNYMVLNDVDGIYTYTYEAEKKEDCVACSQIPKEIEISNPKFKLKDLIENLCERPDLQMKNPGLTAYIDGKNKTLYMQTVTSIEERTRENLTKTLIELGLRHGSEINVADITTPNAIVLKLKFVYCNSDM; this comes from the exons atgAGTTCCGATCACACGCATAGACGATGGAGTAATTTACGTAAAGTATTAGAAAGAACAGGTCCTTTTTGTAGACCGGATTTCGAACCGTCGCCAGAAAcattgcaatttttattagaCAATTGCAAGATTCTCGTCATTGGCGCCGGTGGTTTAGGATGCGAATTACTTAAAGATTTAGGGTTGATGGGTTTTAGACAAATTCATGTAATCGATATGGACACGATTGAATTATCTAACCTCAATCG GCAATTTCTCTTCCGCCATAAGGATATCGGCTCGTCAAAAGCGGAAGTAGCTGCAAATTTTGTCAATAGTAGAATACCAGGCTGCAATGTTATACCACATTGTTGCAAAATACAGGATAAAGATGAAGAATTTTATAGACAATTTCACATAGTCATTTGTGGTCTAGACTCGATCGTTGCAAGAAGATGGATCAATGGAATGCTGTTGTCTTTATTGGTTTACGAAAATGGTGAACTTGATCGGTCCACTGTAATACCCATGATTGATGGAGGAACGGAAGGTTTTAAAGGAAATGCAAGAGTAATACTACCTGGTCTATCTGCTTGCGTTGAATGTACTTTGGATTTATATCCTCCTCAG GTGACATACCCATTGTGTACAATAGCAAATACTCCACGCCTACCAGAACATTGTATAGAGTATGTGAAAGTAATTCAATGGCCAAAAGAAAATCCATTTGATTGTGCGATAGATGGAGATGATCCTCAGCACATAAATTGGATTTATGAAAAATCTAATGAAAGAGCAGCTCAATTTGGAATACAAGGATTGACATACAGATTAGTGCAAGGTgtagttaaaaatattatacctGCTGTGGCATCTACAAATGCTGTCATTGCTGCAACATGTGCTACCGAGGCATTTAAACTAGCTAGCAGTTGTAGTGCTTCGCTAAATAACTATATG GTACTGAATGATGTAGATGGAATTTATACTTACACTTATGAagcagaaaagaaagaagattgCGTGGCGTGTAGTCAAATTCcaaaagaaatcgaaattaGTAATCCTAAATTCAAATTGAAAGACTTGATAGAGAACTTGTGTGAAAGGCCAGACTTGCAAATGAAAAATCCAGGTCTCACGGCGTACATTGACGGGAAAAATAAAACGTTGTATATGCAAACTGTAACGAGTATTGAGGAGAGAACTCGTGAGAATCTAACAAAAACGCTGATCGAACTCGGGCTTAGACACGGCAGTGAGATAAATGTCGCTGACATTACTACTCCTAATGcaattgtattaaaattaaaatttgtatattgtaATTCAGATATGTGA
- the LOC126868029 gene encoding proliferation-associated protein 2G4, which yields MADKEETERTIAEDIVVTKYKMAGDIVNRVLKQVLDKCVAGASVREICEIGDELILDETSKVFKKEKELKKGIAFPTCISVNNCICHFSPIASEPDLILKDEDMVKVDLGAHVDGFIAVVAHTIVIGSSSQKKVTGRKADVVLAAHYASQAALRLLQPGTETYTITETVEKICDVYKCKPIEGMLSHQLKQFKIDGEKTIIQNPNDAQKKEHEKYTLEAYEVYAMDVLVSTGEGVGREQDTRVTIFKKTEETYQLKLKASRMFYSEVTHKHGLMPFNLRTFEDEKKAKMAVVECVNHRLIEPFQVLYEKPNEFAAQFKFTVLVMHNRQHKITGIPLDLDIYQSEYAVKDPELKTLLYTSVNPRTAKRMRKKAEKAAGEVAMEVDAKA from the exons ATGGCGGACAAAGAGGAGACTGAGAGAACCATCGCCGAAGACATCGTTGTCACCAAGTATAAAATGGCCGGTGACATCGTAAATC GGGTATTAAAGCAAGTTTTAGATAAGTGCGTTGCTGGAGCATCGGTAAGAGAAATTTGTGAGATTGGAGATGAACTGATATTGGATGAAACCAGTAAGGtctttaaaaaggaaaaagagctGAAGAAGGGAATTGCTTTTCCTACATGCATATCGGTGAATAATTGCATATGTCATTTTTCACCAATCGCAAGTGAACCAGATCTCATACTCAAAGATGAGGATATGGTAAAAGT AGATCTTGGAGCACATGTTGATGGCTTCATAGCAGTTGTGGCACACACTATTGTTATAGGTTCTTCATCACAAAAAAAAGTTACTGGTAGAAAAGCAGATGTAGTGTTAGCTGCACATTATGCATCACAAGCTGCATTGAGGCTTTTACAGCCAGGTACAGAG ACGTACACGATAACAGAGACAGTAGAAAAAATTTGCGACGTATACAAGTGTAAACCAATTGAAGGAATGTTAAGTCATCAATTGAAACAGTTTAAGATAGATGGAGAAAAAACTATTATTCAAAATCCAAACGATGCACAGAAAAAGGAACATGAAAAATACACTCTTGAAGCTTATGAG gTATATGCAATGGATGTGTTGGTTAGTACTGGTGAAGGAGTAGGCCGAGAACAGGACACCCGGgttactatatttaaaaaaacagaGGAAACATATCAACTGAAATTGAAAGCGTCTCGCATGTTTTACTCTGAAGTCACTCATAAACACGGCCTTATGCCGTTCAATTTACGTACTTTCGAGGATGAGAAGAAGGCAAAAATGGCAGTTGTAGAATGTGTAAATCATAGGTTGATTGAACCATTCCAA GTACTATATGAAAAACCAAATGAATTTGCTGCACAATTCAAATTCACAGTACTAGTAATGCACAATCGGCAACACAAGATTACAGGAATTCCTTTAGACCTTGACATTTATCAATCGGAATATGCTGTTAAAGATCCTGAATTGAAG ACCCTTTTGTACACCTCGGTAAACCCGAGGACTGCAAAGAGAATGAGGAAGAAGGCAGAGAAAGCTGCAGGTGAAGTGGCGATGGAAGTTGATGCCAAGGCCTAA
- the LOC126868019 gene encoding eukaryotic translation initiation factor 4B has product MSSGKKGKKKKCKTVDLMSFLADGGATPTVPVKSLSSWIEEMEEEHDGFSSRSSKEPVILPTAPRAARGPRVADEDIPSNPPYVAYLSNLPYEVDEAYLTEFFANMKISNIRLPKDSNKLKGYGYVEFEDRQSLIDALCLSNTPMKTRRVRIDVSNSVNDDRRGGRMGRDNRRDNDYDPERTSGDWRSGPRDENLTSEGDSYRSRYDNRDRRDDRESSDYDNKPGAWRESSDRTRPTFRDRGGFRDEDKDREWSRYDKGSRDRDGGDRGSSFGSRRNYGDSDWDRDGQRRQGKPPTENKPELRTRPKLQLQPRTKPIEPTVSKEEQQSAATPASSTNIFGAAKPVDTTAREREIEERLAKSYAESKSKEDGDSEKRGSKEGTWGKRNGEGREERERGRQTWRSEDDRSRRNERSAPRNQPAYSDQYGDSKGQPSSRGGRPSSRGPPRSNDTRGGDRDRRDREKDDVSRMPKAKDEQAPNFVASNKYSMLPDDVDPDNIDD; this is encoded by the exons ATGTCTTCAG gcaaaaaagggaaaaagaagaagtgCAAAACTGTCGATTTAATGTCATTCCTTGCTGATGGGGGTGCAACACCCACTGTGCCAGTTAAATCATTGAGCAGTTGGATTGAAGAAATGGAAGAGGAGCATg ATGGGTTTTCATCAAGAAGTAGCAAAGAACCAGTGATTCTACCAACTGCTCCAAGAGCTGCAAGAGGTCCACGTGTTGCAGATGAAGATATCCCTTCTAATCCACCTTATGTAGCATATCTCTCTAATCTTCCTTATGAGGTAGATGAAGCATATTTGACAGAATTTTTTGCAAACATGAAG ATTTCTAACATACGCTTGCCAAAAGATTCTAATAAACTCAAAGGATATGGATATGTTGAATTTGAAGACCGTCAAAGTTTAATCGATGCTCTTTGTTTATCTAATACA CCTATGAAAACTAGGAGGGTACGAATTGATGTTTCAAATAGCGTTAATGATGATCGTCGTGGAGGTCGAATGGGTCGCGACAATCGTAGAGACAACGATTATGATCCTGAACGTACATCTGGAGATTGGAGAAGCGGGCCACGAGATGAAAATCTAACATCAGAAGGAGATTCGTACCGGAGTCGGTATGATAACAGAGACCGAAGAGATGATCGGGAAA GTTCCGACTATGATAATAAGCCTGGTGCTTGGCGTGAAAGTAGTGACAGAACAAGGCCAACATTCAGAGACAGAGGTGGTTTCAGAGATGAGGACAAAGATAGAGAATGGTCTCGCTATGATAAAGGTAGTAGAGATCGAGATGGAGGAGACAGAGGAAGTAGTTTCGGCTCGCGTCGTAATTATGGAGATTCTGATTGGGATCGTGATGGCCAACGCAGGCAAGGAAAACCCCCTACAGAAAATAAAC CTGAATTGAGGACTAGGCCGAAATTACAGCTACAGCCTCGTACAAAGCCTATTGAGCCTACTGTTTCAAAAGAAGAACAACAATCTGCAGCTACACCAGCTTCCTCCACAAATATATTTGGTGCTGCAAAACCTGTAGATACCACTGctagagaaagagaaatagaGGAACGTCTTGCGAAGTCGTACGCCGAATCAAAATCCAAAGAAGACGG CGATTCAGAAAAACGCGGTTCTAAAGAGGGTACTTGGGGTAAACGTAATGGG GAGGGCcgggaagaaagagagaggggtCGGCAGACTTGGCGATCCGAAGATGACAGAAGTCGACGAAATGAAAGATCAGCACCACGAAATCAACCTGCTTATTCTG ATCAATATGGAGACTCTAAAGGTCAGCCCTCTTCTCGCGGCGGACGACCATCTTCTAGAGGTCCCCCAAGATCAAATGATACTCGTGGTGGAGATAG AGATCGACGAGATAGAGAGAAAGACGATGTCAGTAGGATGCCAAAGGCAAAGGATGAACAAGCTCCA AATTTCGTAGCTTCCAACAAGTATTCCATGCTACCTGATGATGTGGATCCCGACAATATTGATGATTAG
- the LOC126868015 gene encoding exocyst complex component 6 isoform X2 — protein sequence MDLIEMQRYDILIQEIEGIDDYLGPTFRAIYDGHEHQKFMEKLDERIKAHDKDIERMCNHHYQGFIDSIRELLQVRSQAQQLNAEILELDKRITATATKVIEKGEELVKARKVESNMAAAVDSLTMCLPVLAAYAKLQKQLKDKRYYPALRTLEQLEHHDLPKVTNYRFSSQITQQIPQLRENIKDASMSDLRDFLENIRKYSPKIGEVAMRHTQEQLTVEAEIIGRKKRRSHTTNSLSNESEEELSAQDLMDFSPVYRCMHIYTVLREGETFKAYYRQQRKQQARLVLQSPINMHESITGYQTYLQGIVGFFVVEDHILNTGNGLATRAYLEELWQMALSKIVNALRTHSAYCTDATLILKIKNLIMLFNTTLRNYGYSVGQLWDLLQEIRVHYNEVLMQHWVQVFRDILDEDSFLPIQVITQEEYDNVLGLFPYHDEELQKVDFPKKFPFSDMVPKVYQQVKEFIYACLKFSEDLNFTQTEIDEMICKSTNLLLTRTFSGCLSSLFRKPSLALLQVVQIIINTGYLEKSTKYLEEFMSNITGTPHEGQLSCMGVESAMFRVARDDAEKQICEKLKNKLDEFLELENYDWNLAEPQGHASGFITDLIAFLQSTFTCFTNLPDEVAQVACQSACSHIAKSILGIIISDDVKQISMGALQQVNLDTIQCEQFAASEPVSGLPEGILLQYFAQLRQLLDLFMSWDWPTYFHDYGHESSKYHLVSPNMAVLLLEKLKESDKKTVFSVLKKSERDKKKLLETVLKQLRQLAQTTQQ from the exons ATGGATTTAATTGAAATGCAACGATACGATATTCTCATCCAGGAAATAGAAGGCATAGACGATTACTTGGGACCAACTTTTCG agCAATTTACGATGGTCACGAACATCAAAAGTTCATGGAAAAACTCGATGAGCGTATCAAGGCACACGACAAAGATATTGAAAGAATGTGCAATCATCATTATCAAGGTTTTATTGATTCAATCAGAGAACTTCTGCAAGTTCGATCCCAAGCACAACAGCTTAAT GCTGAAATACTGGAACTTGATAAACGTATTACTGCCACTGCTACCAAAGTAATagagaaaggagaagaacTTGTTAAAGCACGCAAAGTAGAAAGCAATATGGCTGCTGCAGTGGATAGTCTTACTATGTGTCTTCCTGTTTTAGCTGCCTATGCAAAGTTGCAAAAGCAGTTGAAAGACAAGCGTTATTATCCAGCTTTAAGGACATTGGAGCAGCTAGAGCATCATGACTTACCAAAAGTAACAAATTACAGATTTTCTTCACAAATTACTCAACAAATCCCGCA ActacgtgaaaatataaaggatGCTTCCATGTCTGATTTAAGAgactttttagaaaatattaggAAATATTCACCAAAAATTGGCGAAGTTGCTATGAGACAT ACACAAGAACAATTAACTGTTGAAGCAGAAATTATTGGTAGAAAGAAGAGGAGATCTCATACAACAAATTCTTTATCAAATGAGTCAGAAGAAGAATTAAGTGCTCAAGACTTAATGGATTTCAGTCCTGTTTATCGCTGTATGCATATTTATACCGTGCTTCGTGAAGGGGAAACGTTTAAAGCATACTATAGACAGCAAAGAAAACAGCAAGCTAGATTAGTTTTACAATCGCCTATTAATATG CATGAGAGTATAACTGGTTATCAAACATATTTACAAGGCATAGTAGGATTTTTTGTAGTAGAAGatcatattttaaataccGGCAATGGATTAGCTACACGCGCTTATTTAGAAGAGCTATGGCAAATGGCACTATCAAAAATCGTGAATGCATTGCGCACCCATTCC gCCTACTGCACGGATGCGACACTTAtcctaaaaataaaaaatcttataATGCTATTTAATACAACATTAAGG AATTATGGCTATTCTGTAGGACAACTTTGGGATTTATTACAAGAAATTCGAGTGCATTACAATGAAGTTCTAATGCAACATTGGGTTCAAGTGTTTAGAGACATTTTGGATGAAGATAGTTTCTTACCAATTCAg GTCATAACGCAAGAAGAATATGATAATGTTCTTGGTTTGTTTCCGTACCATGACGAGGAATTGCAAAAAGTAGATTTTCCAAAAAAATTTCCATTCTCGGATATGGTACCAAAAGTCTATCAACAAGTAAAAGAATTCATTTATGCTTGTTTAAAATTTTCGGAAGATTTAAATTTCACTCAAACAGAAATAGATGAAATGATTTGCAAGTCGACAAATTTATTACTAACGAGAACATTTAGTGGATGCTTGTCGTCATTATTTCGAAAACCATCATTGGCTCTTCTACAAGTTGttcaaattataataaatactgGTTATCTTGAAAAATCTACGAAATATCTGGAAGAATTTATGTCTAATATTACAGG AACACCACATGAAGGACAGTTGAGTTGTATGGGTGTTGAATCAGCTATGTTTAGAGTTGCAAGGGACGATGCTGAAAAACAAATCTGCgagaaattaaagaataaaCTTGATGAATTTTTAGAATTAGAAAACTACGATTGGAATTTGGCAGAACCTCAAGGGCACGCGTCTGGCTTTATTACCGATCTCATAGCGTTTTTGCAAAGTACTTTTACTTGTTTTACCAATTTACCG GATGAGGTCGCGCAAGTTGCATGTCAATCTGCCTGTTCTCATATAGCGAAATCTATACTAGGAATAATAATTAGTGATGATGTGAAACAAATATCTATGGGTGCTCTTCAACAAGTCAATTTAGATACAATACAATGCGAAC aatttgCTGCCTCGGAACCTGTTTCTGGTTTACCCGAAGGTATCCTACTGCAATATTTTGCGCAATTAAGACAATTACTAGACTTATTTATGAGTTGGGACTGGCCTACTTATTTTCACGACTATGGCCATGAATCAAGTAAATATCATCTGGTATCTCCAAACATGGCTGTACTTTTGTTAGAGAA ATTAAAAGAATCTGACAAAAAGACAGTATTTTCTGTATTAAAGAAAAGTGAGCGGGATAAAAAAAAGCTTCTAGAGACTGTGTTGAAACAGTTACGTCAATTAGCACAAACTACACAACAGTAA
- the LOC126868015 gene encoding exocyst complex component 6B isoform X1, which translates to MSRLSTNQVGNLLSTMVPKHEYLLYEIESTDTNSIGLVFRAIYDGHEHQKFMEKLDERIKAHDKDIERMCNHHYQGFIDSIRELLQVRSQAQQLNAEILELDKRITATATKVIEKGEELVKARKVESNMAAAVDSLTMCLPVLAAYAKLQKQLKDKRYYPALRTLEQLEHHDLPKVTNYRFSSQITQQIPQLRENIKDASMSDLRDFLENIRKYSPKIGEVAMRHTQEQLTVEAEIIGRKKRRSHTTNSLSNESEEELSAQDLMDFSPVYRCMHIYTVLREGETFKAYYRQQRKQQARLVLQSPINMHESITGYQTYLQGIVGFFVVEDHILNTGNGLATRAYLEELWQMALSKIVNALRTHSAYCTDATLILKIKNLIMLFNTTLRNYGYSVGQLWDLLQEIRVHYNEVLMQHWVQVFRDILDEDSFLPIQVITQEEYDNVLGLFPYHDEELQKVDFPKKFPFSDMVPKVYQQVKEFIYACLKFSEDLNFTQTEIDEMICKSTNLLLTRTFSGCLSSLFRKPSLALLQVVQIIINTGYLEKSTKYLEEFMSNITGTPHEGQLSCMGVESAMFRVARDDAEKQICEKLKNKLDEFLELENYDWNLAEPQGHASGFITDLIAFLQSTFTCFTNLPDEVAQVACQSACSHIAKSILGIIISDDVKQISMGALQQVNLDTIQCEQFAASEPVSGLPEGILLQYFAQLRQLLDLFMSWDWPTYFHDYGHESSKYHLVSPNMAVLLLEKLKESDKKTVFSVLKKSERDKKKLLETVLKQLRQLAQTTQQ; encoded by the exons ATGTCAAGGTTGTCAACTAACCAAGTTGGCAATCTATTGTCAACTATGGTTCCAAAGCACGAATACCTGCTGTATGAGATAGAATCTACAGATACTAATAGTATAGGCCTTGTTTTCAG agCAATTTACGATGGTCACGAACATCAAAAGTTCATGGAAAAACTCGATGAGCGTATCAAGGCACACGACAAAGATATTGAAAGAATGTGCAATCATCATTATCAAGGTTTTATTGATTCAATCAGAGAACTTCTGCAAGTTCGATCCCAAGCACAACAGCTTAAT GCTGAAATACTGGAACTTGATAAACGTATTACTGCCACTGCTACCAAAGTAATagagaaaggagaagaacTTGTTAAAGCACGCAAAGTAGAAAGCAATATGGCTGCTGCAGTGGATAGTCTTACTATGTGTCTTCCTGTTTTAGCTGCCTATGCAAAGTTGCAAAAGCAGTTGAAAGACAAGCGTTATTATCCAGCTTTAAGGACATTGGAGCAGCTAGAGCATCATGACTTACCAAAAGTAACAAATTACAGATTTTCTTCACAAATTACTCAACAAATCCCGCA ActacgtgaaaatataaaggatGCTTCCATGTCTGATTTAAGAgactttttagaaaatattaggAAATATTCACCAAAAATTGGCGAAGTTGCTATGAGACAT ACACAAGAACAATTAACTGTTGAAGCAGAAATTATTGGTAGAAAGAAGAGGAGATCTCATACAACAAATTCTTTATCAAATGAGTCAGAAGAAGAATTAAGTGCTCAAGACTTAATGGATTTCAGTCCTGTTTATCGCTGTATGCATATTTATACCGTGCTTCGTGAAGGGGAAACGTTTAAAGCATACTATAGACAGCAAAGAAAACAGCAAGCTAGATTAGTTTTACAATCGCCTATTAATATG CATGAGAGTATAACTGGTTATCAAACATATTTACAAGGCATAGTAGGATTTTTTGTAGTAGAAGatcatattttaaataccGGCAATGGATTAGCTACACGCGCTTATTTAGAAGAGCTATGGCAAATGGCACTATCAAAAATCGTGAATGCATTGCGCACCCATTCC gCCTACTGCACGGATGCGACACTTAtcctaaaaataaaaaatcttataATGCTATTTAATACAACATTAAGG AATTATGGCTATTCTGTAGGACAACTTTGGGATTTATTACAAGAAATTCGAGTGCATTACAATGAAGTTCTAATGCAACATTGGGTTCAAGTGTTTAGAGACATTTTGGATGAAGATAGTTTCTTACCAATTCAg GTCATAACGCAAGAAGAATATGATAATGTTCTTGGTTTGTTTCCGTACCATGACGAGGAATTGCAAAAAGTAGATTTTCCAAAAAAATTTCCATTCTCGGATATGGTACCAAAAGTCTATCAACAAGTAAAAGAATTCATTTATGCTTGTTTAAAATTTTCGGAAGATTTAAATTTCACTCAAACAGAAATAGATGAAATGATTTGCAAGTCGACAAATTTATTACTAACGAGAACATTTAGTGGATGCTTGTCGTCATTATTTCGAAAACCATCATTGGCTCTTCTACAAGTTGttcaaattataataaatactgGTTATCTTGAAAAATCTACGAAATATCTGGAAGAATTTATGTCTAATATTACAGG AACACCACATGAAGGACAGTTGAGTTGTATGGGTGTTGAATCAGCTATGTTTAGAGTTGCAAGGGACGATGCTGAAAAACAAATCTGCgagaaattaaagaataaaCTTGATGAATTTTTAGAATTAGAAAACTACGATTGGAATTTGGCAGAACCTCAAGGGCACGCGTCTGGCTTTATTACCGATCTCATAGCGTTTTTGCAAAGTACTTTTACTTGTTTTACCAATTTACCG GATGAGGTCGCGCAAGTTGCATGTCAATCTGCCTGTTCTCATATAGCGAAATCTATACTAGGAATAATAATTAGTGATGATGTGAAACAAATATCTATGGGTGCTCTTCAACAAGTCAATTTAGATACAATACAATGCGAAC aatttgCTGCCTCGGAACCTGTTTCTGGTTTACCCGAAGGTATCCTACTGCAATATTTTGCGCAATTAAGACAATTACTAGACTTATTTATGAGTTGGGACTGGCCTACTTATTTTCACGACTATGGCCATGAATCAAGTAAATATCATCTGGTATCTCCAAACATGGCTGTACTTTTGTTAGAGAA ATTAAAAGAATCTGACAAAAAGACAGTATTTTCTGTATTAAAGAAAAGTGAGCGGGATAAAAAAAAGCTTCTAGAGACTGTGTTGAAACAGTTACGTCAATTAGCACAAACTACACAACAGTAA